The genomic window ATATGACCAGGGGAGCCATCTATTGGAGGAGAAAACGATGGGACGTGTAGCATTGGTTACCGGCGGCAGCCGTGGCATCGGGGAGGCGATTTCCAAGAAGTTGAAAGCCGATGGGTATAATGTCGCCGCGACCTATGCGGGCAATGATGAGGCCGCTGCCGCCTTTACTGCGGAAACCGGCATCAAGACCTATAAATGGAATGTTGCCGATTACGACGCATCGGCCGCCGGTATCGCCCGGGTCGAGGCTGATCTTGGCCCGATCGAGGTGGTTGTGGCGAATGCGGGCATCACCCGCGATGCGCCGTTCCACAAAATGACGCCGGAGCAATGGAACCAGGTGATCGGCACCAACCTGACCGGTGTGTTCAACACGGTCCACCCGGTCTGGCCCGGCATGCGGGAGCGGAAGTTCGGCCGGGTCATCGTGATCTCCTCGATCAACGGTCAGAAAGGTCAGTTCGCGCAGGTGAACTATGCCGCGACCAAGGCCGGCGATCTGGGTGTCGTGAAATCCCTGGCCCAGGAAGGTGCCCGCGCGGGCATCACCGCCAATGCGGTCTGCCCCGGCTATATCGGCACGGAGATGGTCATGGCGGTGCCTGAAAAGGTGCGCGAGTCGATCATCGCCCAAATCCCCGCAGGCCGGTTGGGAGAACCCGAAGAGATCGCCCGCTGCGTGGCCTTCCTTGCCTCTGACGATGCGGGTTTCATCAACGGCTCCACCATCTCGGCCAATGGTGCGCAGTTCTTTGTGTGATACCAGCACCCCGATATTGAAAGAGGGCTGGCCCGTCCGGGTTGGTCCTTTTTATCTGTAAGGCTGGCTTCCCCGAAACCGCAAAAGCCTTATGGTTTCGACCTGAAATTCAGAACCATATATGCATTGCGCAGAGGGTAGAGCCCGAACCGAGGGGCAGGAAGCGAAGCGCCCGCCCCGTGGGGGCGGCTCAGACGCTGCCCGGCGGTGCCGCCGGGCGGAAAGGTGATGATGCGGAGCGATTCAGATTAAACGATTTCTGCTTTAGCTCACCCGTGCCACCACGTAATCGGCAAGATCGGCCAGCATATCGCGCAGGGGGTGATCGGGCATCCGGGCCATCGCGTCTTTGGCAAGACCGGCATAGCGCAGGGCCTCATCACGCGTGTCTTCCAGCGTGCCATGGCGGCGCAGAAGATCCATCGCATGGGTCAGGTCGCCCTCGTCCTGCTGGCCCTTGCCGATGGTGCGTTCCCAGAAGGCACGTTCCTCATCATCCGCTCTGGCAATGGCGCGGATCACCGGCAGGGTCAGTTTCCGCTCGCGGAAATCATCGCCCAGATTCTTGCCCATCACCCCTGAGGCCCCGCCCCAGTCCAACAGGTCATCGACAATCTGGAAACTCATCCCAAGCGCGTCGCCATAGGCGGCCAGCGTCTTCACCTGCGCCTCGGGCGCGCCGGAAATCACCCCGCCCACCTCGGTTGCGGCCTCGAACAGCGCCGCCGTCTTGCCGCGGATCACCTGGCAATAAACCGCTTCACCGGTGGTGATGTTCTGCGCGACGGACAGTTGCAACACCTCCCCCTCGGCGATGGTGGCTGCCGCGTTGGACAGAATATCAAGAACTGTCAGTGACCCGGTTTCGACCATCAGTTGAAACGCCCGGGCGAACAGGTAATCACCGACCAGCACGCTTGATTTATTGTCCCATAACAGGTTTGCCGTGGGCCGCCCGCGCCGCTGACCGCTTTCATCGACCACATCATCATGCAGCAATGTGGCGGTATGGATGAATTCCACCGTCGCCGCCAGTTTCTGATGCGCATCGCCGTCATAGCCACAAAGCCGCGCAGCGGCGAGGGTCATCATCGGGCGGATACGTTTGCCGCCCGCCTCGACCAGATGGGCGGTGACCTCGGGGATACGCGGCGCATGATCAGAGACCATCCGCGCCCGGATCAACCCGTTCACCGCGTCCAGATCATCGGTCAGATAGGCGCGCAGCCGGTCATGGGGTTTGGTGGCGGCCTCATCCAGGCTCATAGGTCGAACATCCCTTCTCTCGACAAGCGGGGCCCGCATGCCTAAATGCCGGATATGCAAGAAATTCTGCGCAGCACCGACCCGACAATTATCGCCTTTGCTTCGGCGCTTCTGTCAGGCGAGGATATAGAGGTGTTCGAGATGGACGTCCATATGAGCGTGCTGGAAGGCTCGATCGGGGTTTTGCCGCGCCGCCTGATGGTGCGCCGCGATCAGGCTTTTGAAGCGCGTGCGGTGCTGCGTGACAATGACCTGCACGTGACCGAGTGATGTGGGCCGAAGATGATCTGACCCAAGATGCCTTTCTTGGCGGGCGGGTGAGGGCCTGGCAGCCGCGCAAAGGCTATCGCGCGGGCACCGATCCGGTGTTTCTGGCCGCAGCCTGCACTGCCCGGCCCGGCGACACGGTGCTGGAACTGGGATGCGGCGCTGGCGTGGCCAGCCTGTGCCTGGCTGCGCGGGTGCCCGATCTGGCGATCACCGGGGTCGAGAGGCAGGCGGGTTATGCCGATCTGGCGCGCCGGAACGGCCTGAATGTGGCAGAGGCTGACCTGATCACCCTGCCAGCTGATCTGCGACAGCGCAGTTTTGATCATGTCATCGCAAACCCACCCTATTATCCGGCCGGTGGTGGTACGAAAGCGGGCGATGCAGGCCGCGAGGCGGCGCTGCGCGAAGACACAGCGCTGACCGATTGGGTTGAAATTGCCGGGCGGCGCCTGGCTCCGAAAGGCTGGCTGACAGTTATTCAGGCCGCAGAGCGGCTGCCCGATCTGATGGCGGCGCTTTCTGCTGCCGGTTTCGGCGCGATTTCGCTGTTGCCTCTGGCCTCCCGCACGGGTCGTGCAGCGGGCCGGGTGCTGATCAAAGCCCGGAAATCCGGGCGCGCGCCGTTTACCCTGATGGCCCCTTTTATCATGCATGACGGGTCAGACCATCAGAGCGACGGGGAGGATTACACCGCACCGGCCCGGGCGATTCTGCGCGACGGCGCAGCGCTCGACTGGCCCGGCACCGGCGAAATGCCGACAAATTAATGCATCCTTCTGCACGGGCCGCGTGACAAGACTCGGAACCTGTGGTTCCATCGTCATATCATTATCATATTGAGAGGAGGACGACGGATGTCGCTAGGCGCCCATCTTCAGGAACTGCGGAAAAAGCATGAAAGCCTCTCGGAACGGGTAGAGGCGGCGGAACGCAGTCCCGGCATGGACGAACTTGCTATTCGAGACCTCAAAAAACAGAAATTGCGCCTGAAAGAAGAAATCAGCCGTCTCGACGGCTGATATAGGGGGGCGGGGCAGCAACCTGCTTCTATGTTTAACCAGTGACCTCAGAGGCCGGGATACACACCCGGCCCTCACGATAGGGGTGAAGCTGTTCCGCTTCCCCTTCCAGCCACGCCAGAAACGCGCGGATCTGGGGTTTGTCTTTTGTGATCTCGGGGCAGACAAAGCGGTAATGCGCCTGGGTTGTCAGCGCAATCTTATAGGGCGCCACCAACTGCCCTGACCGTAACGCCTGTTCCGCCAGCGAAATCCGCCCCAGAACCACACCGCCACCGGCTTGCGCCGCATCCACCGCATGATCGGCCTGGCTGAACCGGGCGCCGGTTTTGGGTGGCGGTGGCAGACCGGCGGCACGAAACCAGGCGGGCCAGTCGATCGGCGGGGTCAGAAAGCCGATA from Rhodophyticola sp. CCM32 includes these protein-coding regions:
- a CDS encoding putative signal transducing protein codes for the protein MQEILRSTDPTIIAFASALLSGEDIEVFEMDVHMSVLEGSIGVLPRRLMVRRDQAFEARAVLRDNDLHVTE
- a CDS encoding YdcH family protein; the encoded protein is MSLGAHLQELRKKHESLSERVEAAERSPGMDELAIRDLKKQKLRLKEEISRLDG
- the phbB gene encoding acetoacetyl-CoA reductase; its protein translation is MGRVALVTGGSRGIGEAISKKLKADGYNVAATYAGNDEAAAAFTAETGIKTYKWNVADYDASAAGIARVEADLGPIEVVVANAGITRDAPFHKMTPEQWNQVIGTNLTGVFNTVHPVWPGMRERKFGRVIVISSINGQKGQFAQVNYAATKAGDLGVVKSLAQEGARAGITANAVCPGYIGTEMVMAVPEKVRESIIAQIPAGRLGEPEEIARCVAFLASDDAGFINGSTISANGAQFFV
- a CDS encoding polyprenyl synthetase family protein, with the protein product MSLDEAATKPHDRLRAYLTDDLDAVNGLIRARMVSDHAPRIPEVTAHLVEAGGKRIRPMMTLAAARLCGYDGDAHQKLAATVEFIHTATLLHDDVVDESGQRRGRPTANLLWDNKSSVLVGDYLFARAFQLMVETGSLTVLDILSNAAATIAEGEVLQLSVAQNITTGEAVYCQVIRGKTAALFEAATEVGGVISGAPEAQVKTLAAYGDALGMSFQIVDDLLDWGGASGVMGKNLGDDFRERKLTLPVIRAIARADDEERAFWERTIGKGQQDEGDLTHAMDLLRRHGTLEDTRDEALRYAGLAKDAMARMPDHPLRDMLADLADYVVARVS
- a CDS encoding tRNA1(Val) (adenine(37)-N6)-methyltransferase, giving the protein MWAEDDLTQDAFLGGRVRAWQPRKGYRAGTDPVFLAAACTARPGDTVLELGCGAGVASLCLAARVPDLAITGVERQAGYADLARRNGLNVAEADLITLPADLRQRSFDHVIANPPYYPAGGGTKAGDAGREAALREDTALTDWVEIAGRRLAPKGWLTVIQAAERLPDLMAALSAAGFGAISLLPLASRTGRAAGRVLIKARKSGRAPFTLMAPFIMHDGSDHQSDGEDYTAPARAILRDGAALDWPGTGEMPTN